In Alkalihalobacterium alkalinitrilicum, a genomic segment contains:
- a CDS encoding FMN-dependent NADH-azoreductase, producing the protein MSHVLFIKANSRPIEQAVSVKLYQAFVDSYRESNPDAVITELDLFNENLPYYDTSMINGMFKLGKDIELSAEEKTATEIVNKYLNQFLEADKIVIAFPLWNFTVPAVLHTYFDYLSQAGKTFKYTSEGPVGLISDKKVVLLNARGGVYSEGPAKSVEMAVNYVQNIFGFWGIQNPTTIIVEGHNQYPDQAESIIADGIKKAIEVAKGF; encoded by the coding sequence GTGTCACACGTACTATTTATTAAAGCAAATTCACGTCCTATTGAGCAAGCTGTTAGTGTAAAACTCTATCAAGCCTTCGTAGATAGCTATAGAGAATCTAACCCAGATGCTGTGATTACAGAATTAGATTTATTTAATGAAAACTTACCTTATTACGATACTAGTATGATCAATGGTATGTTCAAACTTGGAAAAGATATCGAATTATCTGCTGAAGAAAAAACAGCAACTGAAATTGTCAACAAATATTTAAACCAGTTCCTAGAGGCAGACAAAATCGTCATCGCTTTTCCATTATGGAATTTCACAGTACCTGCTGTATTACACACTTATTTTGATTATCTATCTCAAGCAGGAAAAACATTTAAATATACTTCTGAAGGTCCAGTTGGCTTAATTTCTGATAAAAAAGTAGTTCTTCTAAACGCACGTGGTGGTGTTTACTCTGAAGGCCCAGCTAAGTCTGTTGAGATGGCTGTCAACTACGTACAAAATATATTTGGATTTTGGGGAATTCAAAATCCAACGACGATCATCGTAGAAGGCCATAATCAATACCCCGATCAAGCTGAGAGTATAATTGCTGACGGTATCAAAAAAGCTATAGAAGTAGCGAAAGGTTTTTAA
- a CDS encoding FAD-dependent oxidoreductase, producing MYEIAIIGAGPAGASAALFTAKAGKKTIVIDNEKSMTNRAWVENHYGVKEIEGPALLELGKNQAKEQGAELVTKTVTNIAKVSDHFTITTDDNNVIETKHVLLATGALTDLADKIGVNLISGTEPRIKSIVDVNSDGKTNIDGIWAAGTIAGVSVHTIITAGHGASVAINIISELNGERYVDHDILKS from the coding sequence ATGTATGAAATAGCGATTATTGGCGCTGGGCCTGCAGGTGCAAGTGCAGCATTATTCACTGCAAAAGCGGGCAAGAAGACAATTGTAATTGATAATGAAAAAAGCATGACGAACCGAGCTTGGGTTGAAAATCACTATGGTGTTAAAGAAATTGAAGGTCCTGCCCTTCTTGAACTCGGGAAAAACCAAGCAAAAGAACAAGGTGCAGAACTTGTAACGAAAACAGTGACCAATATTGCTAAAGTTAGCGACCACTTTACGATCACAACCGATGATAACAACGTAATTGAAACAAAACATGTTTTACTAGCAACAGGTGCCTTAACTGATCTTGCCGATAAAATCGGAGTAAATCTCATCTCTGGGACAGAACCTAGAATTAAATCAATAGTTGACGTTAATTCTGATGGAAAAACGAACATCGATGGTATTTGGGCAGCGGGAACCATTGCAGGTGTAAGTGTTCATACTATTATTACTGCAGGCCATGGAGCTTCTGTAGCTATTAATATTATTAGTGAACTTAACGGGGAACGTTACGTCGATCACGATATATTAAAATCGTAA
- a CDS encoding IS3 family transposase (programmed frameshift): protein MPKGKRYDEEFKKDTVKYVLENHKSVAQVAREMDLNENTLYNWVKKYSHQPEIKAAQTFATPDAEVKDLQKQLRDLKEENEILKKGDALLREKPSVKYEFIHKKRSQFRVEKMCTVLGVSKSGYFKWLSLPKSDCQNKHEKLKKLILRTHIEFKQRYGSVKITKTLKKRGVKVSERTVSRIMTANNWKSCTVKKYKATTNSKHKHPVSENILNRKFQVDQPNRFWVTDITYISTNEGWLYLASVMDLYSRKIVGWAMDKTMTKELVINALKMAYKRQRPKPGLIHHSDRGAQYASSEYQKLLNKYKMVCSMSRKGNCYDNACIESFHGILKRELVYQTKFRTRSKARKSILEYVEFFYNSKRIHSTLDYHTPIEFEKKYHLIAA from the exons ATGCCAAAAGGTAAACGTTATGATGAAGAATTCAAGAAAGACACAGTAAAGTATGTGTTAGAAAACCATAAGTCTGTTGCTCAAGTAGCTAGAGAAATGGATCTTAATGAAAACACTTTGTATAACTGGGTGAAAAAATATAGCCACCAACCAGAAATAAAAGCTGCACAAACCTTCGCCACACCAGATGCTGAGGTAAAAGACTTACAAAAGCAACTGCGTGATCTAAAAGAAGAGAATGAAATCTTAAAAAAGG GCGATGCACTACTTCGCGAAAAGCCCTCGGTAAAGTATGAATTTATTCATAAGAAACGCTCCCAGTTCCGAGTGGAGAAGATGTGCACAGTTTTGGGAGTTTCTAAGAGTGGCTATTTTAAATGGTTAAGTCTCCCTAAAAGTGACTGTCAGAACAAGCATGAAAAACTAAAGAAATTGATTTTACGTACGCACATTGAATTCAAACAAAGGTATGGCAGTGTCAAAATTACTAAAACGCTAAAGAAGCGTGGTGTGAAAGTCAGTGAACGAACGGTATCCAGAATTATGACCGCAAATAACTGGAAATCCTGCACGGTTAAAAAATATAAAGCGACAACCAACTCAAAACACAAACATCCAGTCAGTGAAAATATACTTAATCGTAAGTTCCAAGTAGATCAGCCTAACCGATTCTGGGTAACTGATATCACTTATATTTCAACCAACGAGGGCTGGTTGTATTTGGCGAGCGTTATGGATCTATATTCTCGTAAGATTGTTGGTTGGGCAATGGATAAAACAATGACGAAAGAGTTAGTTATCAATGCTTTAAAAATGGCTTATAAACGCCAAAGACCCAAACCAGGACTGATTCATCATTCAGATCGTGGTGCTCAGTATGCTTCAAGTGAATATCAAAAACTATTAAACAAGTACAAAATGGTCTGCAGTATGAGTCGTAAAGGTAACTGTTACGATAATGCTTGCATCGAATCTTTTCATGGAATTCTTAAGAGAGAGTTAGTCTATCAAACAAAGTTCAGAACTAGATCCAAAGCAAGAAAATCCATCTTAGAATACGTTGAGTTTTTCTATAATTCAAAACGAATTCATTCTACACTTGATTATCACACACCAATTGAATTCGAGAAAAAGTATCATTTAATAGCAGCATAG
- a CDS encoding sporulation protein, whose amino-acid sequence MFEKLFSSIGIGSAKLNTLLYDNKIERGKETNGEIHIYGGIAEQMISEINIQIELEFNKYYDDMTDFREYKEEILHIKMDSPFVISPQELKVIPFSFTLPHNTPVTFNEQKIYIQTELQINFFNCPVSKDKLTIVDPLIDSILNFLTEHGFQHESTSGFCRQKQPTLNNPSRYKQTFLLINEQGKKINFTGNEKNININVLGEGEQVHVFTIMRDQNVSEQLKMLSTIFKNF is encoded by the coding sequence ATGTTTGAGAAGTTGTTTTCAAGCATTGGTATCGGTTCAGCTAAACTCAATACTTTACTTTATGACAATAAAATCGAACGAGGAAAGGAGACGAACGGAGAAATTCATATTTATGGTGGAATCGCTGAACAAATGATCTCAGAGATTAATATCCAAATTGAGTTAGAATTTAATAAATATTATGATGATATGACCGATTTTCGTGAGTATAAAGAAGAAATATTACACATAAAAATGGATTCACCATTCGTTATTTCCCCTCAAGAACTGAAAGTTATTCCTTTTTCGTTTACTCTACCTCACAACACCCCCGTCACATTTAACGAACAAAAAATTTACATCCAGACTGAGTTACAAATTAACTTTTTTAATTGTCCCGTAAGCAAAGATAAACTTACAATTGTTGATCCACTTATAGATTCCATTTTAAACTTTTTAACAGAACATGGCTTTCAGCACGAAAGTACTAGTGGATTTTGTAGACAAAAACAGCCTACACTGAATAATCCAAGTCGTTATAAACAAACCTTTCTTTTAATCAATGAACAAGGGAAAAAGATTAACTTCACAGGTAACGAAAAAAACATCAATATCAACGTTCTTGGAGAAGGTGAACAAGTTCATGTGTTTACTATTATGAGAGATCAAAACGTTTCCGAACAACTAAAAATGCTGTCAACTATCTTTAAAAACTTTTAG
- a CDS encoding GerAB/ArcD/ProY family transporter: MTFPFMEIVRMIEVPGGFFERLQSIALVIWIMALFTSTSLYQLLAVKIINDIFSPHQKVSWLSTAIVFISFIIAFLPENITELEKLGSSITYYGIGITFVPIGFGFLTVWMRKKTSPAMRSLD; the protein is encoded by the coding sequence ATGACTTTTCCATTTATGGAAATCGTTCGTATGATAGAAGTCCCTGGGGGGTTTTTCGAAAGGTTGCAAAGTATTGCATTAGTAATTTGGATTATGGCTTTATTTACAAGTACTTCATTATATCAATTATTAGCAGTAAAGATTATTAATGATATTTTTTCCCCTCACCAAAAGGTATCTTGGCTTTCTACAGCCATTGTTTTTATATCATTTATCATAGCATTTTTACCTGAAAACATTACAGAACTTGAAAAATTAGGAAGTTCGATAACGTACTATGGTATTGGAATAACATTTGTACCAATCGGGTTTGGTTTTTTGACCGTTTGGATGAGAAAGAAAACATCTCCTGCGATGAGATCCCTAGATTAG
- a CDS encoding GerAB/ArcD/ProY family transporter: MIMLFIIMLYVKLQRNFPGETLLQFYLKGKVGKWFAKLFGCVLAFYFIINIALVARIMEISVDMFLLDRTPATILVGVFLLTTSYAVSKGVQGIVHINLMYTKFFTYCHLHFFYF; this comes from the coding sequence ATGATTATGCTATTCATTATTATGCTGTACGTTAAGTTACAACGTAATTTTCCAGGTGAAACCTTATTACAATTTTATTTAAAAGGGAAAGTTGGAAAGTGGTTTGCTAAACTTTTTGGGTGTGTGCTAGCATTTTATTTTATAATAAACATTGCTCTTGTAGCCCGAATAATGGAAATCTCAGTCGATATGTTCTTATTAGACCGAACACCAGCCACTATTTTAGTTGGAGTTTTCTTATTAACTACTTCGTATGCTGTAAGTAAAGGAGTTCAAGGAATCGTTCATATTAATCTTATGTACACTAAATTTTTTACTTATTGTCATCTGCACTTTTTCTATTTTTAA
- a CDS encoding EAP30/Vps36 family vacuolar-sorting protein, with amino-acid sequence MSLLFYYGTTVQLADFLEENGDMILITLDDVFEAFQKRMAKGV; translated from the coding sequence ATGTCTCTCCTTTTTTATTATGGTACAACTGTACAACTTGCAGATTTTTTAGAAGAGAATGGGGATATGATACTAATTACACTAGATGATGTATTTGAAGCATTCCAGAAAAGAATGGCAAAAGGAGTCTAA
- a CDS encoding DNA cytosine methyltransferase — MYKTIDLFAGIGGIRRGFELTNQFETVLAAEIDKYACETYTHLYGDDPYNDVTTDEFKQKVANTDYDVLLGGFPCQAFSIAGKKEGFIDKTRGTLFFDIADILKHTKPKAFLLENVEGLLRHKKGDTFDTILKVLVKELNYTVVGVRENEIAPGGIEFNPRDFLVNSKDFGLPQNRPRVYIIGFNKDRYHSLTETIFMKELPKKRLEEPIYKDLNDLLEFNAEKEYYLASGYLQTLKNHKSRHKDKGNGYGYIVVNEPGIETPVSNALLATGGSGKERNLVYDPQDGIGGSLVKGKQTPLNDEGIRMMTPREWGKLQGFINYAFMKDGVDHFSFPPKLSKAQQYKQFGNSVTIPVIEVLAREIGQTLDALESKLSINSKEEILS, encoded by the coding sequence ATGTATAAAACAATAGATTTATTCGCAGGTATTGGAGGAATTCGACGAGGGTTCGAACTTACGAATCAATTCGAAACGGTCCTTGCGGCAGAAATAGATAAATATGCATGTGAAACATATACACATTTATATGGAGATGATCCATACAATGATGTAACAACTGATGAATTTAAACAAAAAGTAGCAAACACTGATTATGATGTTTTGTTAGGTGGCTTTCCATGCCAAGCGTTCAGTATCGCTGGTAAGAAAGAAGGATTTATTGATAAAACTAGAGGAACTTTATTTTTTGATATCGCTGATATCTTAAAACATACAAAGCCTAAAGCTTTTCTTTTAGAAAATGTCGAAGGTTTACTCAGGCATAAAAAAGGGGATACATTTGACACGATTTTAAAAGTACTTGTGAAAGAATTGAATTATACTGTTGTTGGTGTGCGTGAAAATGAGATTGCCCCAGGTGGAATAGAATTTAATCCACGAGATTTTTTAGTTAATTCGAAAGACTTCGGTCTCCCGCAAAATCGACCACGTGTATATATCATTGGCTTTAACAAAGATAGATATCATTCTTTAACTGAGACTATATTCATGAAAGAACTACCAAAGAAACGATTGGAAGAACCGATATATAAAGATTTAAATGACTTACTAGAGTTCAATGCGGAAAAAGAATATTACCTTGCTTCTGGTTATTTACAAACGTTGAAAAACCATAAAAGTAGACATAAAGATAAAGGAAACGGATACGGTTATATCGTTGTGAATGAACCAGGAATAGAGACCCCCGTTTCAAATGCGCTGTTAGCTACTGGGGGTTCTGGAAAAGAGCGAAACTTAGTTTATGATCCACAGGATGGGATTGGCGGAAGTTTAGTGAAAGGAAAACAAACACCACTAAACGATGAGGGAATTCGAATGATGACACCAAGAGAGTGGGGGAAATTACAAGGATTTATTAATTATGCTTTTATGAAAGATGGCGTCGATCATTTCTCATTTCCTCCCAAATTGAGTAAAGCGCAACAATACAAACAATTTGGAAACTCGGTAACCATCCCTGTCATTGAAGTATTAGCAAGAGAGATAGGACAAACACTTGACGCATTAGAAAGCAAATTATCGATTAACTCTAAAGAGGAAATCTTATCATAG
- a CDS encoding RrF2 family transcriptional regulator, with amino-acid sequence MKISSKGEYSLRALITLGENAGKVMTVAEISALTKLPSPYLEKILIQLKQLGYITSKRGFGGGYRLSQNPKNICIGEVIRKIEGPLAPMGCVSVTSYEPCSLESSCSLKPLWGLVRDTVAHVLENITLEDLVKNKVTEKEDLLNGLWNNQRK; translated from the coding sequence ATGAAGATTTCAAGTAAGGGAGAGTACTCATTACGAGCATTAATTACACTTGGTGAAAACGCGGGGAAGGTGATGACTGTTGCTGAAATAAGTGCATTAACCAAATTACCATCACCGTATTTAGAAAAAATATTAATTCAACTGAAACAATTAGGATACATTACCAGTAAGCGAGGTTTTGGTGGTGGGTATCGCTTAAGTCAAAATCCTAAAAACATTTGTATTGGAGAAGTCATTCGAAAAATTGAAGGGCCATTAGCTCCGATGGGGTGTGTAAGTGTTACTTCATATGAACCCTGCAGCTTAGAAAGCAGCTGTTCATTGAAACCTTTATGGGGACTTGTTCGTGATACAGTTGCACATGTTTTAGAGAACATCACCTTGGAGGACTTGGTAAAAAATAAAGTAACAGAAAAAGAGGACCTGCTTAATGGATTATGGAATAATCAAAGAAAATGA
- a CDS encoding SLC13 family permease has product MTFEIGFVILVVLGMLVCLIKEVARPDFIVASALAVLLLSGILSPTDALRGFSNEGMLTVALLFIVAGAVKQSGVLNNIVTKSLGSGKSEKRSLLQMMMPISSLSAFLNNTPIVVMFTPVVRKWCKERNISPSKFLIPLSYATIFGGTLTLIGTSTNLVIHGFMLEQGLDGFTMFQLAIVSLPAGLLGILYMVTVGHKLLPSRKTSEETFDEDVREYLAEATIETNSPLIGRSIEGAGLRNLSGLYLIELIRNGERTTSVPSYKKLMANDRLIFTGVLSTIVEIQNIKGLSVETGTHLRLEDLQNGSATLVEAVVSHQSLLIQKTVKESKFRSYYGAGVVAVHRNDERINNKVGDIVLKPGDTLLLLVNKEFVNRWSNSRDFYIISPLEEPEIIDPKKSIIAISTLITMIFLASFNILPMFKAAVLAVFVLFITKTITIEGAKKYIQFDVLLLIACAIGIGTALDQTGAAAWIANHFVQITKGAGVIGAIIAVYLLTTIFTEVITNNAAAVLMVPISLAVATQLSVDPMAFFVAIAIAASASFATPIGYQANLIVYGPGGYRFSDFLKIGIPLNILYLIITVFIVYFVWIV; this is encoded by the coding sequence ATGACGTTTGAAATTGGATTTGTCATATTAGTTGTACTAGGAATGCTAGTATGTTTAATCAAAGAGGTAGCTCGACCAGATTTTATAGTAGCCAGTGCTTTAGCTGTATTGTTATTGAGCGGAATATTATCTCCAACCGATGCATTAAGAGGTTTTTCCAATGAAGGGATGTTAACAGTCGCTCTTCTTTTTATTGTAGCTGGAGCGGTTAAACAAAGTGGAGTCTTAAATAACATCGTTACAAAATCATTAGGTTCAGGTAAAAGCGAAAAAAGATCACTTCTACAAATGATGATGCCGATATCAAGTCTATCTGCTTTTTTAAATAACACGCCTATTGTTGTTATGTTTACACCAGTTGTCAGAAAGTGGTGTAAAGAACGAAATATTTCACCATCTAAGTTTTTAATTCCTTTATCTTACGCTACCATTTTTGGGGGTACACTCACATTAATTGGTACGTCTACGAATTTAGTTATTCATGGATTTATGCTTGAACAAGGACTAGATGGATTTACTATGTTTCAATTAGCGATTGTTAGTTTACCCGCAGGTTTATTAGGAATTTTATATATGGTTACAGTTGGACATAAATTGCTGCCTTCCCGAAAGACTTCAGAAGAAACCTTTGATGAAGATGTTAGGGAATATCTTGCTGAAGCTACTATAGAGACAAATTCACCATTAATTGGAAGGTCGATTGAAGGAGCAGGATTAAGGAATTTAAGTGGGCTTTATTTAATTGAGTTGATTAGAAATGGGGAACGAACAACTTCGGTCCCCTCATATAAGAAATTAATGGCCAATGATCGTTTGATTTTTACTGGTGTCTTATCGACGATTGTTGAAATACAAAATATAAAGGGACTAAGTGTTGAGACAGGTACACATTTGAGATTAGAAGACTTACAGAATGGTAGTGCTACTTTAGTAGAAGCAGTAGTTTCTCATCAGTCTTTATTAATTCAAAAGACCGTAAAAGAAAGCAAGTTTCGTAGCTACTATGGTGCAGGGGTGGTGGCAGTACATCGCAATGATGAGCGAATTAATAACAAGGTTGGAGATATTGTGTTAAAACCAGGAGACACATTGTTACTTTTAGTTAATAAGGAATTTGTGAATAGGTGGTCAAATTCTAGAGATTTCTATATTATTTCACCATTAGAGGAACCCGAAATTATCGACCCTAAAAAATCAATTATTGCCATTTCTACCCTAATTACTATGATTTTTCTTGCTTCTTTCAATATATTACCCATGTTTAAAGCAGCAGTTTTAGCTGTCTTTGTTTTGTTTATAACGAAAACCATTACCATTGAAGGTGCAAAGAAATATATCCAATTCGATGTATTATTATTAATTGCTTGTGCTATTGGTATTGGTACTGCACTTGATCAAACAGGCGCTGCAGCATGGATCGCTAATCATTTTGTTCAAATAACAAAAGGTGCAGGTGTGATAGGAGCAATCATTGCCGTTTACTTGTTGACGACTATATTTACCGAAGTCATTACTAATAATGCAGCTGCTGTATTAATGGTTCCGATATCTCTTGCAGTCGCGACGCAATTGTCGGTAGATCCTATGGCTTTCTTTGTAGCTATTGCCATTGCAGCTTCAGCTAGCTTCGCAACACCTATTGGATATCAAGCCAACTTGATCGTTTATGGACCAGGGGGTTATCGATTTTCGGATTTCTTAAAAATCGGAATCCCATTAAACATCCTTTACTTAATTATTACTGTATTTATTGTGTATTTTGTATGGATCGTATAA
- a CDS encoding FAD-dependent oxidoreductase has protein sequence MEKHRKSYDVVVVGGGLAGLAAAAYLSFNGKKVALLERGKLGGRAVTLPIKGFNFNFGAHAIYGRDTSILKNFENELKLQIQWKDFNPYKARYDSGEELSHVPSNVRGLFKTKILSSPGKVVFAWEVFKTMLNIDSGTPHESIGKWLEKQNIGEDVKKMMLTLASSNFFTSEPEEIPSEVFFQYYKRIFTTNKPVAYIGGGWQSLIEEFVRVIKDNDGEIFEKSKVQQIVTSENKVNEIICGDEVYEAEEFVFCIPPKELLKVFKETEVESIVSHYAKYKSSKVFVYDIGLSKRVESPFTYIYDRKNMMFITDISYYDETCTPEGGQLLQAVAYLKEEDIGNSEALEKYKQQIEALYDKHFEGWRENLTVPRISKNAVVQEIKWNMHQQAMPIYLPDYRNTFFAGDWCQGQGQLSELSFSSAYEVCKLILNK, from the coding sequence ATGGAGAAACACAGAAAGTCTTATGATGTCGTCGTTGTCGGTGGTGGCCTTGCTGGACTTGCGGCAGCAGCTTACCTTTCATTCAACGGTAAAAAAGTGGCACTTTTAGAACGCGGAAAGTTAGGAGGGAGAGCTGTAACTTTACCGATTAAAGGATTTAACTTTAACTTTGGAGCTCACGCGATTTATGGTCGAGACACTTCAATTCTTAAAAACTTTGAAAATGAGCTTAAACTCCAAATTCAGTGGAAAGATTTTAATCCCTATAAAGCGAGATACGATTCTGGGGAAGAGTTAAGTCATGTTCCTTCCAATGTTAGAGGATTGTTTAAAACGAAAATACTATCTTCTCCAGGAAAAGTTGTCTTTGCTTGGGAAGTATTTAAAACAATGTTAAATATTGATTCAGGAACACCTCATGAGTCAATAGGAAAGTGGTTAGAAAAACAAAATATTGGTGAAGACGTTAAAAAAATGATGTTAACACTAGCATCTTCTAACTTCTTTACAAGTGAACCTGAGGAAATTCCTTCAGAAGTTTTCTTCCAATATTACAAACGAATTTTTACTACGAATAAGCCTGTTGCCTATATTGGTGGTGGTTGGCAATCATTAATTGAAGAATTTGTCCGTGTCATTAAAGACAACGATGGTGAAATTTTTGAAAAATCTAAAGTTCAACAAATTGTTACGAGTGAAAATAAGGTTAACGAAATTATTTGTGGAGACGAAGTGTATGAAGCTGAAGAGTTCGTTTTCTGTATTCCACCAAAAGAGTTACTCAAAGTATTTAAAGAGACAGAAGTAGAAAGTATAGTCAGTCATTATGCTAAATATAAATCTTCTAAAGTATTTGTTTATGATATTGGCCTTTCCAAACGTGTAGAAAGTCCTTTTACCTATATTTACGATCGCAAAAATATGATGTTTATTACCGATATCTCTTATTATGATGAAACATGTACTCCAGAGGGAGGACAACTGCTTCAAGCTGTAGCTTATTTAAAAGAAGAAGATATTGGAAATAGCGAAGCATTAGAAAAATATAAACAACAAATTGAAGCCTTATATGATAAGCATTTTGAAGGATGGAGAGAGAATTTAACTGTGCCACGAATATCAAAAAATGCTGTAGTACAAGAGATTAAATGGAATATGCATCAACAAGCAATGCCAATTTACTTACCAGACTACCGCAATACATTTTTCGCTGGAGATTGGTGCCAAGGCCAAGGTCAATTATCAGAATTATCATTTTCTAGTGCCTACGAAGTTTGTAAATTAATTTTAAACAAGTAA
- a CDS encoding CBO0543 family protein, giving the protein MKQKQILLLIPILLLTLSGRTWKYFPKYYKSLAYVSFFNSFYYYLCKRYLLWEFPPGGFHWRILRSMHIFFITPLLVLAFLSKFPETLPRKLSYIIKWTVGSTMVEHFAVKENMIMFKHGWNIFWSGLIYLLMYSFSYLLTKKPVVTWILSFYSLFFFLTFFKVPFRRRLLKGPFFFLVKTDRSIPFEIS; this is encoded by the coding sequence ATGAAACAGAAACAAATCCTCCTACTAATTCCAATATTATTACTTACTCTTTCAGGAAGAACTTGGAAATACTTTCCTAAATACTATAAAAGTCTAGCATACGTAAGTTTCTTCAATTCTTTTTATTACTATCTATGTAAACGATATTTACTTTGGGAATTTCCTCCTGGAGGATTTCATTGGAGGATATTAAGATCGATGCATATATTTTTCATTACACCATTGTTAGTGCTTGCGTTTTTATCTAAATTTCCTGAAACATTACCTAGGAAGCTCAGCTATATCATCAAGTGGACAGTTGGTTCTACAATGGTAGAACATTTTGCGGTAAAAGAGAATATGATAATGTTTAAACATGGGTGGAATATCTTTTGGTCGGGATTAATTTATTTATTAATGTATTCATTCAGTTATTTACTAACGAAAAAGCCAGTTGTAACATGGATCCTTTCTTTTTATTCATTATTTTTCTTTCTAACTTTTTTTAAAGTTCCGTTTAGAAGACGATTATTGAAAGGACCTTTCTTTTTCCTAGTGAAAACAGATCGATCCATCCCATTTGAGATCTCCTGA
- a CDS encoding helix-turn-helix domain-containing protein — MAKYSEEFKIKLVTEYLHGDLGYKLLAKKYNMPSQTPLQDWVRAFKTQGIEGLKRKKVKEAYSIQFKLDTIQFMLETGASYQETADQFRLNNPSLIHRWMKTFNEQGIEGLNLKSKGRPSMSKKPNKKKNENKKLTREEELERENELLRLEVAYLKKLRAFRENPSAFHEKHKQRSHSNSKKKGSD; from the coding sequence ATGGCTAAATATAGTGAGGAATTTAAAATAAAGCTTGTTACTGAGTATTTACATGGAGATCTTGGATATAAATTATTGGCGAAAAAATACAATATGCCCTCTCAAACACCATTACAAGATTGGGTAAGAGCCTTTAAGACCCAAGGAATTGAGGGATTAAAGCGAAAAAAGGTGAAGGAAGCTTATTCTATTCAATTTAAATTAGATACGATACAATTTATGCTAGAGACAGGTGCTTCTTATCAGGAAACTGCTGATCAATTTAGATTGAACAATCCTTCATTAATTCACCGCTGGATGAAAACATTTAATGAACAAGGAATAGAAGGCCTGAACCTAAAGTCAAAGGGGCGACCTTCTATGTCTAAAAAACCAAACAAAAAGAAAAACGAAAATAAAAAACTGACGCGTGAAGAAGAATTAGAACGAGAGAATGAATTACTAAGGCTAGAAGTAGCATACTTAAAAAAGTTGAGAGCTTTTCGGGAAAATCCGAGTGCCTTCCACGAAAAGCACAAGCAAAGGTCGCATTCGAACTCAAAGAAGAAGGGTTCCGATTAA
- a CDS encoding IS3 family transposase: MGIPEATYHYQVKNSGKEDSDANLKEIITDLFKKFNERYGYKRITNELKKLGHSINHKKVYRIMRELGLKCV; encoded by the coding sequence GTGGGCATCCCAGAAGCAACTTACCATTACCAAGTGAAAAATTCTGGCAAAGAAGATTCGGACGCAAACTTAAAAGAAATCATTACAGATCTATTTAAAAAGTTTAATGAACGTTATGGTTATAAACGAATCACTAATGAATTAAAGAAATTAGGTCATTCCATCAACCATAAAAAAGTGTATCGCATCATGCGAGAATTGGGATTAAAATGTGTG
- a CDS encoding IS3 family transposase, which produces GVKNKIFQSMSRKATCADNASMENFFGILKQEMYYGEELVSYEELKRRIEEYIYWYNHERSKEKLAGMSPVEYRTHSNQSAA; this is translated from the coding sequence GGTGTTAAAAACAAAATTTTTCAAAGCATGTCACGTAAAGCAACCTGCGCAGACAACGCTTCGATGGAGAACTTCTTTGGGATTTTAAAGCAAGAAATGTATTATGGGGAAGAATTGGTAAGCTATGAAGAATTAAAAAGACGAATTGAAGAATATATCTACTGGTATAACCATGAACGATCAAAAGAAAAATTGGCTGGGATGAGTCCAGTTGAATACCGAACTCACTCCAACCAATCAGCTGCATAA